One genomic segment of Petrotoga sp. 9PWA.NaAc.5.4 includes these proteins:
- the thrC gene encoding threonine synthase → MKYVKNLVCINCGEKYEALPTQYLCPLCGEKGILDVEYDYEKIKRDWNKEILKSNKDFSIWRYTPLLPVESDTPKPLLRIGWTPLYTVKTLAKDLGIETLYIKDDGLNPTGSLKDRASAVAVVKAQEAGKKVVSCASTGNAASSLAGNIASMGNDMRAVIFVPERAPIGKVTQLLIFGAVVISVKSTYEETFYLSEEAIKKWGWYNRNAAINPYLVEGKKTSSIEFAEQLNWDMPDWLVYSVGDGCTIAGAWKGLYDLKQIGFIDKMPKLLGVQAQGCAPITQAFRSGNDLIVVPENTIADSIAVGKPRNYIKAIKAVKESKGDMINVSDDEILNMMKVLGKRVGIFGEPAGVAGLAGIKKAVELGIIKHYESIAAVITGNGLKDIKNAEKAVGRPLIVNPDFKELSELLESYDL, encoded by the coding sequence TTGAAATACGTTAAAAATTTAGTATGCATCAATTGTGGAGAAAAATATGAAGCTCTTCCCACACAATATCTTTGTCCTCTTTGTGGTGAAAAGGGGATATTAGATGTAGAGTATGATTATGAAAAGATAAAAAGAGACTGGAACAAAGAAATTTTGAAATCAAACAAAGATTTTTCAATTTGGAGATATACTCCGTTATTACCGGTAGAATCAGATACCCCTAAACCCCTTTTGAGAATCGGATGGACTCCTTTATATACAGTTAAAACTCTTGCAAAAGATTTAGGGATTGAGACTTTATATATCAAAGATGATGGTTTAAATCCTACTGGTTCTTTAAAAGATCGTGCATCAGCTGTTGCAGTTGTTAAAGCACAGGAGGCAGGAAAGAAAGTTGTATCATGTGCATCGACAGGGAATGCAGCGTCTTCGCTAGCTGGTAATATTGCTTCTATGGGAAATGACATGAGAGCGGTAATTTTTGTTCCTGAACGTGCTCCTATAGGTAAAGTTACTCAACTTTTAATTTTTGGTGCGGTTGTAATTTCTGTGAAGAGTACGTATGAAGAAACTTTTTATTTATCTGAAGAAGCTATAAAAAAGTGGGGATGGTACAACAGGAATGCAGCCATAAATCCATATTTAGTTGAAGGTAAAAAGACTTCTTCAATAGAATTTGCTGAACAGTTGAATTGGGATATGCCGGATTGGTTGGTTTATTCAGTTGGGGATGGCTGTACTATAGCTGGGGCATGGAAAGGTTTGTATGATTTAAAACAAATAGGGTTTATAGATAAAATGCCAAAGTTATTAGGAGTGCAGGCACAAGGATGCGCACCAATAACACAGGCGTTTAGAAGCGGAAATGATTTGATAGTTGTTCCGGAAAATACCATTGCAGATAGTATAGCAGTTGGAAAGCCACGAAATTATATAAAAGCAATTAAAGCTGTAAAAGAATCCAAGGGGGATATGATTAACGTTAGTGATGATGAAATATTAAATATGATGAAAGTTTTGGGTAAAAGAGTGGGGATTTTCGGCGAGCCTGCAGGTGTTGCCGGGCTTGCCGGAATTAAAAAAGCAGTGGAATTAGGAATAATTAAGCATTATGAAAGTATTGCGGCTGTTATTACTGGAAATGGTTTAAAGGATATAAAAAACGCTGAAAAAGCTGTGGGTAGACCTTTAATTGTAAATCCTGATTTTAAAGAGTTATCAGAATTACTTGAAAGTTATGATCTATGA
- a CDS encoding YgeY family selenium metabolism-linked hydrolase encodes MDYKKILSKSEEYKKDMSKFLRDMIAIPSESGQEKEVILRIKEEMEKVGFDRIDIDPMGNILGYIGTGKHLIAMDAHVDTVGIGDINLWNYDPYKGYEDDEIIVGRGASDQEGGMASMVYAAKIIKELDLSDDYTLLITGTVQEEDCDGLCWQYIIEKDHIKPEFVVITEPTSCNVYRGQRGRMEIKVTTHGISCHGSAPERGDNAIYKMADIVNELKVLHTCLKEDNFLGKGSLTVSEIFSSSPSRCAVADGCSISIDRRLTWGETWEHALEEIKNLPSSKKYRVDVELYGYDKPSYTGLVYPSQAYFPSWVLEKSHPACKTLVDVYEDLFDKEPFVDKWTFSTNGVSIMGRYGIPCVGFGPGHEDQAHAPNEKTWKSELVKAAAMYAAIPKTYVQKYV; translated from the coding sequence ATGGACTACAAAAAAATTTTGTCAAAATCTGAAGAATATAAAAAAGATATGTCAAAGTTCCTAAGGGATATGATTGCAATTCCAAGTGAAAGTGGTCAAGAAAAAGAAGTTATCTTAAGAATAAAAGAAGAAATGGAGAAAGTCGGTTTCGACAGAATAGACATAGACCCGATGGGAAATATATTGGGGTATATTGGTACAGGGAAACATTTGATTGCGATGGATGCACACGTCGATACTGTAGGTATTGGCGATATTAATTTGTGGAATTACGATCCATATAAGGGTTACGAAGATGATGAAATTATTGTTGGTAGAGGTGCGAGTGACCAAGAAGGTGGAATGGCATCGATGGTGTATGCAGCGAAAATTATTAAAGAACTTGATTTAAGTGATGATTATACTCTTTTAATTACAGGTACTGTTCAAGAAGAAGATTGTGATGGACTTTGTTGGCAATACATTATAGAAAAAGACCATATCAAACCTGAATTTGTAGTCATTACGGAACCTACCTCTTGTAATGTGTATAGAGGTCAAAGAGGTAGAATGGAAATAAAAGTGACGACACACGGTATTAGTTGTCACGGCTCTGCTCCAGAAAGAGGAGATAATGCTATATATAAAATGGCAGATATCGTAAATGAATTGAAGGTACTACACACATGTTTAAAAGAAGACAATTTTTTGGGGAAAGGGAGCTTAACTGTTTCTGAGATATTTTCTTCATCGCCTTCTCGATGTGCTGTTGCAGATGGTTGTTCAATTTCGATTGATAGAAGACTTACTTGGGGAGAAACATGGGAACATGCGTTAGAAGAAATCAAAAATTTGCCTTCATCGAAAAAATACAGAGTAGATGTTGAATTGTACGGTTACGATAAGCCTTCTTATACGGGCCTGGTTTATCCGAGTCAAGCATACTTTCCATCTTGGGTTTTGGAAAAAAGTCATCCTGCATGTAAAACTTTAGTGGATGTTTATGAAGATCTATTTGACAAGGAACCATTTGTGGACAAATGGACGTTTTCTACCAATGGAGTCTCGATTATGGGAAGATATGGTATACCTTGTGTTGGATTTGGGCCTGGACATGAAGATCAAGCTCATGCTCCAAACGAAAAAACATGGAAAAGTGAATTGGTTAAAGCTGCTGCTATGTATGCTGCTATACCTAAAACTTATGTTCAAAAGTATGTCTGA
- the hydA gene encoding dihydropyrimidinase has product MLIKNGMVVTSEKSEKKDIRIKDEKIVEINYNLKPLENEEVIDAEGKLVLPGVIDSHTHFSLHSRGTVTVDDFYWGGRSAAFGGVTTHIDFADIENGSLIYGLNKRFKETYDAVIDFHFHMVINDEFDPIKDDYQLKELRNYGISSLKAFTTYKDIYMLSQEKWEPLFKKARENDLIVAVHAEDDEIIQRNISKYAFENKLDVCYHPDIRSDQAEEKAVRNMCKLAKKVGGSLYIVHLSSKKGYEVIKEFKNFEANDTFNLYVETCPHYLLLTREVLEGERARLFLMTPPLREKEDNQALWNGIKDGVIDVIATDHCAYSKEQKFQGKNSLDIFPGIAGVETLLPLVYTYGVKRGIVNVNKLVDLLSTNPAKIYKLFPRKGTISEGSDADLVIFDPHIKVVLTDKITHSKCGYTPFNGFEVEGMPIMTILRGKVIVKNGEFKGEKGFGKFIKTNY; this is encoded by the coding sequence TTGTTGATAAAAAACGGAATGGTCGTAACCTCTGAGAAAAGTGAAAAAAAAGATATTAGAATAAAAGATGAAAAAATTGTTGAGATTAATTATAATTTAAAGCCGCTGGAGAATGAAGAAGTTATAGACGCGGAAGGTAAATTAGTTTTGCCTGGCGTTATAGATAGTCACACACATTTTAGTTTACATTCCAGAGGAACGGTAACTGTTGATGATTTTTATTGGGGTGGGCGATCTGCGGCTTTTGGAGGAGTTACTACACATATTGATTTTGCGGATATAGAAAATGGTTCTTTAATATACGGTTTGAACAAAAGATTCAAAGAAACATATGACGCTGTAATAGATTTTCATTTTCACATGGTAATTAACGACGAATTTGATCCTATTAAAGATGATTATCAATTAAAAGAACTTCGAAATTATGGGATTTCGAGTTTGAAAGCTTTTACAACTTACAAAGATATATATATGTTATCTCAGGAAAAATGGGAACCTTTGTTTAAAAAAGCAAGAGAAAATGATTTGATTGTAGCTGTTCATGCAGAAGATGATGAAATTATTCAAAGAAATATTTCGAAATATGCTTTTGAGAATAAGCTTGATGTTTGTTATCACCCTGATATCAGATCTGATCAGGCAGAGGAAAAAGCTGTTAGAAATATGTGTAAGTTAGCAAAAAAAGTTGGAGGTTCTCTTTACATAGTACACCTTTCTTCTAAAAAAGGTTATGAAGTTATAAAAGAATTTAAAAATTTTGAGGCCAATGATACTTTTAATTTATATGTTGAAACTTGTCCTCATTATCTTTTATTAACAAGAGAGGTATTAGAAGGAGAAAGGGCAAGATTATTTCTTATGACTCCACCTTTGCGTGAAAAGGAAGATAATCAGGCTCTGTGGAATGGAATAAAAGATGGAGTTATAGATGTAATAGCTACAGATCATTGTGCTTATAGTAAGGAACAAAAATTTCAAGGCAAAAATTCTTTGGATATTTTTCCGGGTATTGCAGGTGTAGAAACGCTTTTACCTCTCGTGTATACGTATGGAGTTAAAAGAGGTATAGTAAATGTTAACAAATTGGTAGATCTTCTTTCAACTAATCCCGCAAAAATTTATAAACTTTTTCCACGAAAAGGAACTATATCAGAAGGTTCTGATGCAGATTTAGTCATTTTTGATCCTCATATTAAAGTTGTTCTGACAGATAAAATAACTCACTCAAAATGTGGATACACACCATTTAATGGGTTTGAAGTTGAAGGGATGCCAATAATGACAATATTAAGAGGTAAAGTTATCGTTAAAAACGGAGAGTTTAAAGGTGAAAAAGGCTTTGGAAAGTTCATCAAAACTAATTATTAA
- a CDS encoding ornithine carbamoyltransferase, translated as MNTLFRGKDFITTQEWTKEELETVFDLSKELKLRFALGEPTDHLLRAKTVFMMFFEQSTRTRNSIEAGITQLGGHAHDLTPDKMQLSHGESAKDTAIVLSRFGHAIAIRNCFFGIGNKYLREVAKYADVPVLNLQDDIYHPMQGLADLMTIKEKCGNDLKHLKVTISWAYATSHAKPLSVPQTQALLFTRYGMDVTIAHPKEFPLMPEILRQAEENAKMYGGSLKITDNMDEAFEGAQIVIPKNWGGFLGVEDPDSEEGKRLMKENLEKHKDWICDERRMSLADKDVLYMHAMPADRGKEVTDVVIDGPHSIIYDEAENRLHTAKAIMALTMGGRP; from the coding sequence ATGAACACACTTTTTAGGGGAAAGGATTTTATAACCACACAAGAATGGACTAAAGAAGAATTAGAAACAGTTTTTGATTTATCAAAAGAACTTAAGCTGAGATTTGCTTTAGGAGAGCCAACAGATCATTTGTTGAGAGCAAAAACCGTTTTTATGATGTTTTTTGAACAATCTACAAGGACTCGAAATTCTATTGAGGCTGGTATAACCCAACTTGGCGGTCACGCACATGATTTAACTCCAGACAAAATGCAATTATCTCATGGTGAGTCTGCCAAAGATACAGCCATTGTTTTAAGTAGATTTGGTCATGCGATTGCTATCAGAAACTGTTTTTTTGGAATTGGTAATAAATATTTAAGAGAAGTGGCAAAATATGCTGACGTACCTGTTCTTAATTTGCAAGACGATATTTATCATCCTATGCAAGGGTTGGCAGATTTAATGACAATAAAAGAAAAATGTGGTAATGATTTAAAACATCTCAAGGTCACTATTTCATGGGCTTATGCCACGTCTCATGCTAAACCTTTATCAGTACCACAGACTCAAGCGTTATTATTTACAAGGTATGGTATGGATGTTACAATAGCCCATCCAAAAGAATTTCCTTTAATGCCAGAAATTTTAAGACAAGCCGAAGAAAACGCAAAAATGTATGGTGGAAGTTTAAAAATAACCGACAATATGGATGAAGCTTTTGAAGGTGCACAAATTGTTATCCCAAAAAATTGGGGAGGATTTTTAGGAGTTGAAGATCCCGATTCAGAAGAAGGGAAAAGATTGATGAAAGAAAATCTTGAAAAACATAAAGATTGGATATGTGATGAAAGAAGGATGTCCTTAGCAGACAAGGATGTGTTGTATATGCATGCTATGCCTGCAGATAGGGGAAAAGAAGTGACAGATGTGGTTATAGATGGTCCACATTCGATAATTTATGATGAAGCTGAAAATCGATTACATACAGCGAAAGCAATAATGGCTTTAACTATGGGCGGCAGACCGTAA
- a CDS encoding xanthine dehydrogenase family protein molybdopterin-binding subunit, with product MLYAKVLRSKYPSAKIVKINLEEAEKVAGVKAIITSKDIPNNEFGVIVPDQQVLAKERTYYIGDGIAVVAAESWEAAQKAIEKIYVEYEEISGIFDPIEARESSPIHPEKNNNEVIHHKLRKGDIEEGFKNSDVVIEREYQTQFVEHSYLEPEVVIAVPYENNTMVTIYGSIQNPFACRNAVASVLKVGLNQVRIIQNHIGGSFGGKDEIISSMACRAAVLALKTNRPVKLKNSREESIIESYKRHPYRMKYKVGATKDGKLMAMEIEAIADSGAYACQTPFVTWRSVVQATGPYEVPNVKTDTYGFYTNNVYTGAMRGYGSPQVIFAQESLMDELAEILGMSPIELRLKNIFHNNSVTASGQVLDNHYVSLEEVIEKAVKEINFLEKYKEYSKPQKGDKRRGIGMAISYRGCSLGAEAVDAAGIVLNIQKDGTVVLYSGLAENGQGLKTVFSQIVAEELGIDINRINFMVVDTLISPDSGSTVASRSTLVGGNACSEAAKNLKKRLSDFLIRKYNLPYSEMKFKNDKVYSPNNEEFKSFQKVVLEAVNDGVPLYSYGWYKSPEITWDEETGQGKPYFTYVYGCQIAEVEVDINTGEIKVLRMVAAHDVGRAINPATVLGQIYGGVVMGIGYGIMEEVITEDGYIESTNFDEYLIPTSKDMPEIIPIIVENPDPNGPYGAKSVGEPTLELGAAAIANAVAQATGKRIRSLPLNLEKVLIGHSLKKGRKKK from the coding sequence ATGTTGTATGCGAAAGTTTTAAGAAGTAAGTACCCTTCAGCTAAGATAGTTAAGATAAATCTTGAAGAGGCTGAAAAAGTAGCTGGAGTAAAAGCTATTATTACATCAAAAGATATTCCAAACAATGAGTTTGGAGTAATCGTTCCTGATCAACAGGTTTTAGCAAAAGAAAGAACTTATTATATAGGTGACGGGATAGCAGTTGTAGCAGCGGAATCATGGGAAGCTGCGCAAAAAGCAATAGAAAAGATTTACGTTGAATACGAAGAAATTTCAGGGATTTTTGATCCTATAGAAGCAAGAGAATCATCTCCAATACATCCTGAAAAGAATAATAACGAAGTTATACATCATAAATTGAGAAAAGGTGATATAGAAGAAGGGTTTAAAAATTCTGATGTAGTAATAGAAAGAGAATATCAAACCCAATTTGTTGAGCATTCTTATTTGGAGCCAGAAGTAGTTATAGCCGTACCTTATGAAAATAATACTATGGTTACTATATATGGTTCTATCCAAAATCCATTTGCCTGTAGAAATGCTGTCGCGAGTGTGTTAAAGGTTGGTTTAAACCAAGTTAGAATAATTCAAAATCATATTGGTGGTTCTTTTGGTGGAAAAGATGAAATTATATCTTCCATGGCCTGTAGAGCTGCCGTTTTAGCTTTGAAGACAAATCGCCCCGTGAAATTAAAAAATTCAAGGGAAGAGTCTATTATAGAAAGTTATAAAAGACATCCCTATAGAATGAAGTACAAAGTTGGTGCAACAAAAGATGGAAAATTAATGGCTATGGAAATAGAAGCGATCGCAGATAGTGGCGCTTATGCGTGTCAAACACCTTTTGTTACATGGAGATCTGTTGTGCAAGCTACTGGGCCGTACGAAGTTCCAAATGTTAAAACTGATACCTATGGGTTTTACACAAACAACGTCTATACAGGAGCTATGAGAGGATACGGTTCACCTCAAGTAATATTTGCTCAAGAATCTCTAATGGATGAACTTGCGGAAATTTTGGGTATGAGCCCTATAGAATTAAGATTAAAAAATATCTTTCACAACAATTCTGTTACAGCAAGCGGTCAGGTTCTTGACAATCATTATGTAAGCCTCGAAGAAGTTATAGAAAAAGCGGTAAAAGAGATAAATTTTTTAGAGAAATATAAGGAATATTCCAAACCTCAAAAGGGAGATAAAAGAAGAGGTATAGGAATGGCTATAAGCTATAGGGGATGCAGTTTAGGTGCTGAAGCAGTGGATGCAGCTGGTATAGTATTGAACATCCAAAAAGATGGAACTGTTGTTTTGTATAGTGGTTTAGCGGAAAATGGACAGGGTTTGAAAACCGTATTTTCTCAAATTGTTGCCGAAGAGTTAGGAATAGATATAAATAGAATAAATTTTATGGTTGTAGATACTTTGATTTCTCCAGACAGTGGTTCAACGGTAGCTTCCAGATCGACATTGGTAGGAGGCAATGCATGTTCTGAAGCAGCAAAGAATCTCAAAAAACGTTTGTCAGATTTTTTGATAAGAAAGTATAATCTTCCCTATTCAGAAATGAAATTTAAAAACGATAAAGTTTATTCTCCCAACAACGAAGAATTTAAATCTTTTCAAAAAGTTGTTTTAGAAGCAGTTAATGATGGTGTGCCTTTGTATTCTTATGGATGGTATAAGTCTCCAGAGATTACTTGGGATGAAGAAACAGGTCAAGGAAAACCTTATTTTACCTATGTGTACGGATGTCAAATTGCAGAAGTGGAAGTTGATATAAATACAGGAGAAATAAAAGTTCTTAGAATGGTAGCAGCACATGATGTTGGAAGGGCAATAAATCCAGCTACAGTTTTAGGTCAAATTTATGGTGGGGTAGTAATGGGAATTGGATACGGTATTATGGAAGAAGTGATTACTGAAGATGGTTATATTGAGAGTACTAATTTTGATGAGTATTTGATACCAACTTCTAAAGATATGCCAGAAATTATTCCTATAATCGTGGAAAATCCTGATCCTAATGGACCTTATGGGGCAAAGTCTGTAGGAGAACCAACCTTAGAACTTGGAGCCGCTGCTATTGCAAATGCTGTTGCTCAAGCAACCGGCAAAAGGATTCGGTCGTTACCTTTAAATTTGGAAAAGGTCTTAATAGGGCATTCTTTGAAAAAAGGAAGGAAGAAAAAATGA
- a CDS encoding xanthine dehydrogenase family protein subunit M, whose amino-acid sequence MIEFEFLSAKNIEEAINYMHNYKLSKLLAGGTDLLVDIHKESPRLGEFSYVIDISNIEELRFIKEYEDIVEIGPLTTHTMLIESPIINKYFPLLAIAAKTIGSPQIRNRGTIGGNISNASPAADLVPPLMVLNAELELKSMDDKRFVPIEEFIVGPYKTSKKDDELITSIRIPKLDESYKGNFQKIGRRQALNIARLNLALIAKIDEANKKIEDIRIVPGSATPYPLRFKNLEREIEGKTWNQLDLDYLSQKIGEEMISITGERWSTPYKKPALGGILKKAMNELLNF is encoded by the coding sequence ATGATTGAATTTGAATTTTTATCTGCAAAGAATATAGAAGAAGCTATAAATTATATGCATAATTATAAGCTTTCAAAACTTTTAGCGGGTGGAACAGATTTATTGGTAGATATTCACAAGGAAAGTCCAAGATTAGGGGAATTTTCATATGTTATCGATATATCAAATATCGAAGAACTTCGTTTTATAAAAGAGTATGAAGATATTGTAGAAATAGGTCCTTTAACTACTCATACAATGTTAATTGAATCTCCTATAATAAACAAATACTTTCCATTACTTGCAATCGCTGCTAAAACCATCGGTTCTCCTCAAATTAGAAATAGAGGCACAATAGGGGGCAACATATCCAATGCTTCTCCTGCAGCAGACCTTGTTCCACCTTTGATGGTTCTCAATGCTGAGTTGGAATTGAAATCAATGGATGATAAGAGATTTGTTCCTATAGAAGAATTTATTGTTGGTCCTTACAAAACAAGTAAAAAAGATGATGAATTGATAACTTCTATAAGAATACCAAAGCTCGATGAAAGTTATAAAGGCAATTTTCAAAAGATTGGAAGAAGACAAGCATTGAATATAGCAAGGTTAAATTTAGCTCTAATAGCAAAAATTGACGAAGCAAACAAAAAAATAGAAGATATAAGAATAGTGCCTGGATCAGCCACTCCATATCCATTAAGATTTAAAAATTTAGAAAGAGAAATTGAAGGTAAAACATGGAATCAATTAGACTTAGATTATTTATCTCAAAAGATAGGAGAAGAGATGATTTCAATTACAGGAGAAAGATGGTCAACACCTTACAAAAAGCCTGCTTTAGGTGGAATATTAAAAAAAGCAATGAATGAATTGTTGAATTTTTAA
- a CDS encoding (2Fe-2S)-binding protein, producing the protein MKNIVVTLFVNGKKEVLEVTSKERLLDTLRDQLNLKSVKEGCDVGECGACTVILNGQAVNSCLVLTAQIDGYEVYTTESLENKGNLHPLQQAFIDYHAIQCGFCTTGMLMSAKALLDKNSNPSREDIKTAIEGNLCRCTGYEQIIQAIESVSKKVKG; encoded by the coding sequence ATGAAAAATATAGTTGTCACATTATTTGTTAACGGTAAAAAAGAAGTTTTAGAAGTTACTTCAAAAGAAAGGCTTTTAGATACATTAAGAGATCAATTGAATTTGAAAAGTGTGAAAGAAGGTTGTGATGTAGGAGAATGTGGAGCTTGTACAGTTATTTTGAACGGACAAGCAGTGAATTCTTGTTTGGTTTTAACGGCTCAAATTGATGGGTATGAGGTTTATACTACTGAAAGTTTGGAAAATAAAGGTAATTTACATCCCCTTCAGCAAGCTTTTATAGACTACCATGCGATACAATGCGGTTTTTGTACCACAGGAATGTTAATGTCAGCTAAAGCTCTCTTAGACAAAAATTCTAATCCCTCTCGAGAGGATATAAAAACAGCTATAGAAGGAAATCTTTGTAGATGTACAGGATACGAGCAAATAATTCAAGCGATAGAGAGTGTATCGAAGAAAGTGAAAGGGTGA